One Punica granatum isolate Tunisia-2019 chromosome 3, ASM765513v2, whole genome shotgun sequence genomic window carries:
- the LOC116201638 gene encoding RNA polymerase II C-terminal domain phosphatase-like 4 translates to MTLVTDSPVHSSSSEDFASFLDTHLTSTASDSSANEDSDGEEDLESKRVKRHKVEVLDIPENTHEPTTGAGTSKIEDICAHPGTFGNMCILCGQRIDEDSSVSLGYIHKGLRLANEEIVRLRNADTKNLLSRKRLYLILDLDHTLLNSTLLFHMNSEEEYLKSRADSLQDIENGNLFMLEHMRMMTKLRPYVRQFLKEASQLFEMYIYTMGDRPYAREMAKLLDPRNEYFNAKVISRDDGTQKHQKGLDVVLGQESAVLILDDTENAWIKHKDNVILMERYHFFASSCQQFGFSCKSLSELKSDESETDGALAAVLRVLKRAHSLFFDELGDSLPNRDVREVLKTVRKEILQGCKIVFSRVFPTSFPAESHQLWKMAEQLGATCLVELDDSVTHVVATDPKTEKSRWAVKEKKFLVHPQWIEATFYLWKRLPEDNYSVNQL, encoded by the exons ATGACTCTGGTGACCGACTCTCCGGTGCACTCTTCCAGCAGTGAGGATTTTGCTTCCTTTCTTGACACGCATTTAACTTCTACTGCATCAGACTCATCAGCGAATGAGGATAGTGATGGAGAAGAGGATCTTGAGAGCAAGAG GGTAAAGAGGCATAAGGTGGAGGTGTTGGATATTCCTGAGAACACACACGAACCGACAACAG GTGCCGGAACTTCGAAGATCGAAGATATTTGTGCACATCCTGGTACATTTGGGAATATGTGCATCCTATGTGGGCAAAGGATAGATGAGGATTCCTCTGTATCATTAGGGTACATACACAAG GGTCTACGTCTTGCAAATGAAGAAATTGTTCGATTACGCAATGCAGATACAAAGAATTTATTGAGTCGAAAAAGGCTGTACTTGATCCTTGATTTGGATCATACACTGCTCAACTCAACATTGCTTTTTCATATGAACTCTGaggaggaatatttaaaaAGCCGAGCAGATTCTCTACAAG ATATTGAGAATGGCAACCTGTTCATGCTGGAGCATATGCGAATGATGACAAAGTTGAGGCCTTATGTCCGCCAATTTCTGAAGGAGGCTAGCCAATTATTtgaaatgtatatatacacaatggGTGATAGGCCCtatgctcgggaaatggcgaaaCTTCTTGACCCGAGAAATGAATACTTCAATGCTAAAGTTATCTCAAGGGATGATGGTACACAGAAACACCAGAAGGGCCTTGATGTGGTGCTGGGTCAAGAAAGTGCTGTGCTCATCCTAGATGACACAGAAAAT GCATGGATTAAGCACAAGGACAATGTGATCCTAATGGAGAGATATCATTTCTTCGCCTCAAGTTGTCAACAATTTGGCTTCTCATGCAAATCCCTCTCTGAGTTAAAGAGTGATGAGAGCGAGACTGACGGAGCACTCGCAGCGGTTCTGAGAGTTCTGAAGCGTGCGCACTCCTTGTTTTTTGAT GAGCTTGGGGACAGTCTGCCCAATAGGGATGTGAGGGAG GTCCTGAAAACGGTTCGGAAGGAAATTCTTCAAGGGTGTAAGATTGTGTTCAGTCGGGTCTTCCCCACCTCTTTTCCTGCCGAAAGTCACCAGCTCTGGAAGATGGCAGAGCAGCTCGGAGCCACCTGCTTAGTTGAGCTCGACGACTCAGTGACCCATGTGGTGGCCACAGATCCAAAGACGGAGAAGTCTCGATGGGCAgtgaaggaaaagaaattccTAGTGCATCCTCAATGGATTGAAGCCACATTCTATTTGTGGAAAAGGCTCCCGGAAGATAATTACTCCGTGAATCAGTTGTAG
- the LOC116199380 gene encoding CBL-interacting serine/threonine-protein kinase 6-like, which produces MADDRGGGGESNANCSSSVLHGKYELGRLLGHGTFAKVYLARNLQSGRGVAMKVVGKDKVIKVGMMEQIKREISVMKMVEHPNIVELHEVMASKSKIYFAMELVRGGELFSKISKGRLREDVARVYFQQLISAIDFCHSRGVYHRDLKPENLLLDEDGNLKVTDFGLSAFSEHLKQDGLLHTTCGTPAYVAPEVIGKKGYDGAKADLWSCGVILYVLLAGFLPFQDDNIMVMYRKIYRGDFKCPPWFSSEARRFITKLLDPNPNTRITISKIMESSWFKKSIPKAVITKEEMEFDKFDAFEEGFNKTNQPETLNAFHIISLSEGFDLSPLFEEKKREEKGELRFATTRPASSVISKLEEVARAGKFSFKKNESKVKLQGQERGRKGKLAIAAEIFAVTPSLVVVEVKKDNGDTLEYNQFCSKELRPALKDIVWTSPAAENSLSS; this is translated from the coding sequence atggccGATGATAGAGGCGGCGGCGGCGAGAGCAACGCCAACTGCTCCTCTTCTGTTCTTCATGGGAAGTACGAGCTGGGCCGCCTCCTGGGCCATGGGACCTTCGCGAAGGTCTACCTCGCCAGGAACCTGCAGTCTGGGAGGGGCGTGGCGATGAAGGTGGTGGGCAAGGATAAGGTGATTAAGGTGGGGATGATGGAGCAGATAAAGAGGGAGATCTCCGTCATGAAGATGGTGGAGCACCCGAACATCGTGGAGCTCCACGAGGTGATGGCCAGCAAGTCCAAGATCTACTTCGCGATGGAGCTCGTCCGCGGCGGTGAGCTCTTCTCGAAGATCTCCAAGGGCCGGCTGCGGGAGGACGTGGCCCGGGTCTACTTCCAGCAGCTTATCTCTGCCATCGACTTTTGCCACAGTCGTGGGGTCTACCACCGAGACCTGAAGCCCGAGAACCTGCTTCTTGACGAGGATGGCAACCTGAAGGTTACCGACTTCGGGCTCAGCGCCTtctccgagcacctcaagCAGGACGGGCTGCTGCACACCACCTGTGGTACCCCTGCCTACGTCGCCCCCGAGGTGATTGGAAAGAAGGGCTATGATGGGGCAAAGGCCGATCTTTGGTCGTGCGGCGTGATCCTCTACGTCCTCCTCGCCGGGTTCTTGCCATTCCAGGACGACAACATCATGGTAATGTACCGAAAGATCTACCGGGGCGACTTCAAGTGCCCGCCTTGGTTCTCGTCCGAGGCCCGCCGGTTTATCACCAAGCTGCTGGACCCGAACCCGAACACCCGAATCACCATCTCGAAAATCATGGAGTCCTCCTGGTTCAAGAAGTCCATCCCTAAGGCCGTGATCACCAAGGAGGAGATGGAGTTCGATAAGTTCGACGCCTTTGAGGAAGGGTTCAACAAGACAAACCAGCCCGAGACACTGAATGCATTCCACATAATATCCTTGTCGGAGGGGTTCGACCTGTCACCGCTCTtcgaggagaagaagagggaggAAAAGGGGGAGCTGAGGTTCGCGACCACGAGGCCGGCGAGCAGCGTCATCTCGAAGCTGGAGGAGGTCGCCCGGGCAGGGAAGTTCAGCTTCAAGAAGAACGAGTCGAAGGTGAAGCTCCAGGGCCAGGAGCGCGGGAGGAAGGGGAAGCTGGCGATAGCCGCGGAGATATTCGCTGTGACGCCGAGCTTAGTGGTCGTGGAGGTGAAGAAGGACAACGGGGACACGCTGGAGTACAATCAGTTCTGCAGCAAGGAGCTGAGGCCGGCGCTCAAGGACATTGTTTGGACCTCCCCGGCTGCTGAGAACTCACTGTCCAGTTGA
- the LOC116201010 gene encoding AP2/ERF and B3 domain-containing transcription factor At1g50680-like, which translates to MGKQTLSMISDGRASGENEASDSNSSTVLQIPSKRPRNGLSSGRFKGVVPQHNGHWGAQIYANHQRIWLGTFKSEEEAAMAYDSAAINLRSGDSHRNFPWTPDSVEEPNFQSLFSQEAVLSMIKDGSYRSKFANYLRIRSERNEAGVGTGPNPVGFQGERGGFLCRQLFQKELTPSDVGKLNRLVIPKKYAVKYFPRIHEKREDNSKEGGPIDDVQLVFYDRLMRMWKFRYCYWSSSQSFVFTRGWSRFVKEKVLRANDTVSFCLCECTDPTKENRTFYMINVCRNVQAEPLIGAMDRRAAIENRVGSGVGGIAVGGGWEVIKEEPGIHGSPTEDNRGFRLFGVQIN; encoded by the coding sequence ATGGGGAAACAAACACTGAGCATGATTTCCGATGGCAGAGCCAGCGGAGAAAATGAAGCTTCGGACTCGAACAGCAGTACCGTGCTCCAAATACCCAGCAAGCGACCCCGAAATGGGCTGTCCTCAGGCCGATTTAAGGGAGTCGTACCCCAACACAATGGACACTGGGGGGCACAGATATATGCTAACCACCAACGGATTTGGCTGGGGACATTCAAGTCCGAGGAGGAAGCAGCCATGGCCTATGACTCGGCAGCAATTAATCTCCGGAGCGGGGACTCTCACCGCAACTTCCCGTGGACCCCGGATTCTGTTGAAGAGCCCAACTTCCAGAGCCTCTTCAGCCAAGAAGCGGTGCTTAGCATGATCAAAGATGGGTCTTACCGGTCCAAGTTTGCAAATTATCTTAGGATCCGGTCCGAGAGGAATGAGGCTGGAGTGGGCACTGGGCCAAACCCTGTTGGTTTCCAGGGTGAAAGAGGAGGTTTTCTGTGCAGGCAGCTCTTTCAGAAGGAGCTGACGCCGAGCGATGTGGGAAAGCTCAACAGGCTCGTGATCCCAAAGAAGTATGCCGTCAAGTACTTCCCCCGAATTCATGAGAAACGAGAGGATAACAGTAAGGAAGGTGGACCAATTGACGATGTTCAGCTCGTTTTCTATGATAGATTGATGAGGATGTGGAAGTTTCGGTATTGCTATTGGAGCAGCAGTCAGAGCTTTGTCTTCACCAGGGGCTGGAGTCGGTTCGTGAAGGAGAAGGTCCTGAGAGCCAATGACACAGTGAGTTTCTGCCTATGCGAGTGCACGGACCCAACAAAGGAGAACCGGACATTCTACATGATCAATGTGTGTAGGAACGTCCAGGCCGAACCGCTGATTGGGGCAATGGATCGGAGGGCTGCAATAGAGAACAGGGTAGGGAGTGGGGTTGGAGGCATTGCAGTCGGCGGAGGATGGGAGGTGATCAAAGAGGAACCGGGGATTCATGGGAGTCCAACTGAAGACAACCGAGGTTTTAGGCTGTTCGGCGTGCAAATCAACTGA